The following coding sequences are from one Capsicum annuum cultivar UCD-10X-F1 chromosome 3, UCD10Xv1.1, whole genome shotgun sequence window:
- the LOC124896851 gene encoding uncharacterized protein LOC124896851 — translation MNGETNFSSMAPPTFDEENYQIWAVRMRIYMQALDLWEAVEAEYEIAPLPDNPTVAQIKTHKEKNTRKSKAMACLFTAVSSNIFTRIMSLKSAKEVWDYLKTGYEGDERIRGIQVLNLVCALPAKHHDDGRSKKNKNKKYQPTNGEGAVQSNKNKTGGFKRNYPPCKHCGKLGHAYFKCWKRPDAKCTKCNQLGHEATICKNKTQPQDAEARGVNEQEEDQLFVSLCFTSSVSSEFWLIDSGCTNHMTHDEEIFKYLDKSEISKVRIGNGDYLSAKGK, via the exons ATGAATGGAGaaacaaatttttcttcaatgGCACCACCAACTTTCGATGAAGAAAATTATCAAATCTGGGCAGTTAGAATGCGGATATATATGCAAGCTTTGGATCTCTGGGAAGCTGTTGAAGCTGAATATGAGATAGCTCCCTTGCCGGACAATCCCACGGTGGCGCAGATTAAAACTCACAAGGAGAAGAATACTAGGAAATCAAAGGCAATGGCATGCTTATTTACTGCAGTTTCATCTAATATATTCACTCGTATCATGTCTCTTAAATCAGCGAAAGAGGTATGGGATTATCTCAAAACTGGGTATGAAGGAGATGAAAGGATTCGAGGAATACAAGTGTTGAATCTGGTAT GTGCCTTACCAGCCAAGCATCACGATGATGGACGTTCtaagaagaataagaataagaagtACCAACCAACTAATGGAGAAGGTGCAGTGCAaagcaacaaaaacaaaacaGGTGGTTTCAAAAGAAACTACCCTCCTTGTAAGCATTGCGGCAAACTCGGACATGCATATTTCAAGTGTTGGAAGAGGCCTGATGCTAAGTGCACTAAGTGTAATCAGCTTGGGCATGAAGCGACCATCTGTAAAAACAAAACTCAGCCGCAAGATGCAGAGGCTCGAGGAGTTAATGAACAGGAAGAAGATCAACTTTTTGTCTCATTATGTTTTACAAGCAGCGTCTCAAGCGAGTTTTGGCTAATTGATAGCGGTTGTACAAATCATATGACTCATGATGAggagattttcaaatatttagaCAAGTCCGAAATCTCTAAAGTCAGAATCGGTAATGGCGATTATCTTTCTGCTAAAGGAAAATGA